In Spinacia oleracea cultivar Varoflay chromosome 5, BTI_SOV_V1, whole genome shotgun sequence, a single window of DNA contains:
- the LOC130461599 gene encoding uncharacterized protein has protein sequence MVAKHNQIDLRGSKYFTLTVKVSSESPISDEEVAVPISSKYKVDELASKSAKWASSIILYVVGDTPTLKYINTFIEKNWNCVSQPEVLLHNDGYFVIRFGTIKEMKEVLYSRPYTIAYKPMIMKAWTSDFNFNAEILKVVPLWIQLPNLPLNCWGMDSLSRIGSALGSPLFVNECNSKQTRISYARMLVEIDVTRPIVHKVMFQEPGGKKFEQSRPECGQEVTGQEKHVKQKRWVPKPNVPQATTKDRDSCVPVSDTGPVLPGPNGEKETGNVLKKSVVRAHEASCSILAGTLSPLLPYDALMLEFKGLQ, from the exons GAAGTAAGTACTTTACTTTAACTGTAAAAGTTTCTAGTGAGTCTCCAATTTCAGATGAAGAGGTTGCGGTGCCGATTAGCTCTAAGTATAAAG TTGATGAGTTAGCTAGTAAATCTGCAAAATGGGCTTCTTCAATTATTTTGTATGTTGTTGGTGATACTCCCACATTGAAATACATCAACACTTTTATTGAGAAGAACTGGAATTGTGTGTCTCAACCTGAGGTATTATTGCATAATGATGGTTATTTTGTTATACGGTTTGGTACTATTAAGGAGATGAAAGAAGTATTGTATTCTAGGCCTTACACTATTGCCTATAAACCAATGATTATGAAGGCCTGGACttcagattttaattttaatgctGAAATCTTGAAAGTGGTTCCTCTATGGATACAATTACCTAATTTGCCTCTCAATTGTTGGGGTATGGACTCTCTTAGTAGGATTGGTAGTGCTCTAGGCTCGCCATTATTTGTTAATGAATGCAATAGCAAGCAAACTAGGATCTCTTATGCAAGAATGTTGGTTGAAATTGATGTAACTAGACCTATTGTGCATAAAGTTATGTTCCAAGAACCTGGTGGGAAGAAATTTGAGCAA AGCAGGCCAGAATGTGGTCAGGAAGTCACTGGGCAAGAGAAGCATGTGAAACAGAAGAGGTGGGTGCCAAAACCGAATGTGCCACAGGCTACTACTAAGGATCGTGATTCTTGTGTTCCTGTTTCTGATACTGGTCCAGTTCTTCCAGGTCCTAACGGGGAGAAGGAAACGGGGAATGTTCTTAAGAAGTCTGTAGTTAGAGCCCATGAGGCTTCTTGTTCGATTCTA GCGGGGACTCTATCCCCTTTGCTTCCTTATGATGCTCTTATGCTGGAATTTAAAGGGTTGCAATAA
- the LOC130461600 gene encoding nudix hydrolase 2-like — protein sequence MDVADSGSFLAWVRHRSTDSDFDVDTGNGKKGVWIKLPIELANLVETVVKEGFWYHHAEPNYLMLVYWIPETINTLPANATHRVGVGAIVLTEKREMLVVQEKSGRLRGTGVWNIPIGIVDEGEDICAAAIGEVKEETGVDAEFVEVVAFRYAQYIMLNWIGAPLIFGCF from the exons AGTTTCTTGGCATGGGTGAGGCACCGATCTACAGACTCAGATTTTGATGTAGACACTGGAAAC GGCAAAAAGGGTGTGTGGATAAAACTTCCCATTGAACTTGCAAACCTTGTTGAAACTGTGGTCAAG GAAGGCTTTTGGTATCATCATGCAGAGCCAAATTATCTAATGCTGGTTTACTGGATTCCTGAAACTATTAATACACTCCCTGCAAATGCTACACATCGTGTTGGAGTTGGTGCTATTGTCTTAACAGAGAAAAGAGAG ATGCTTGTAGTACAGGAAAAGAGTGGCAGACTTCGAGGAACAGGTGTCTGGAATATCCCTATTGGAATCGTGGATGAGG GAGAGGATATATGTGCAGCAGCCATCGGAGAAGTTAAGGAAGAGACAGGA GTTGACGCAGAATTTGTCGAGGTAGTAGCTTTCAGGTATGCCCAATATATTATGCTTAATTGGATAGGAGCTCCATTGATATTTGGCTGCTTTTGA